The following coding sequences lie in one Rhizobium rhododendri genomic window:
- a CDS encoding thermonuclease family protein: protein MAKPRGLWGDSLMAFAFLGLLGLLAFKLNLQPETVANGNFSVVDGDSLKREGGRFRLVGIDAPELRQQCQRDSRSWDCGQVARDALSKMLAAGPVECRGRQRDRYDRLLVTCSVGGLDVNAEMVRRGMAVGYGAYEAEEAEARDAKAGLWAGSFERPRDYRRDGGAAQSSRDPLAGIGEYVRDLMGWR, encoded by the coding sequence GTGGCGAAGCCCCGTGGTCTGTGGGGCGATAGCCTCATGGCATTTGCGTTTCTGGGCTTGCTGGGCCTCCTCGCATTCAAGTTGAACCTTCAGCCGGAAACGGTTGCAAACGGTAATTTTTCGGTCGTCGACGGCGATAGTCTGAAGCGCGAGGGAGGGCGATTTCGCCTGGTCGGCATCGATGCGCCGGAATTGCGGCAGCAATGCCAGCGCGATTCCCGATCCTGGGATTGCGGGCAGGTGGCGCGGGATGCGCTTTCGAAGATGCTGGCTGCCGGCCCGGTCGAGTGCCGGGGCCGGCAACGGGACCGCTATGACCGGCTTCTCGTCACCTGCAGCGTCGGCGGGCTCGACGTCAATGCCGAGATGGTTCGTCGCGGCATGGCTGTCGGCTATGGCGCCTACGAGGCTGAGGAGGCAGAGGCGCGTGACGCCAAGGCAGGGCTGTGGGCGGGCAGTTTCGAGCGACCCCGGGATTATCGGCGCGATGGCGGTGCAGCACAGTCGAGCCGCGATCCGCTGGCTGGTATCGGCGAGTATGTCCGCGACCTCATGGGATGGCGATGA